The proteins below come from a single Malus domestica chromosome 03, GDT2T_hap1 genomic window:
- the LOC103429616 gene encoding protein CHLORORESPIRATORY REDUCTION 41, chloroplastic, translating to MASIFPQFLSTHNPPHPPPNHLPTQTTAAPSHLSLHRPPRKHLSTTTCATPNPTQPDFPSPDSETTTSAETFPIEKRRKSDITRDRSRSETGLAKPEPPNFEIGWKRTKEIKLEKPIGYVIADFLEKLEDLMGKEFGSTELLLKVAEIVAERAREEAQVLRDEGKVEDRMVTELFRVLRLIEMDMVMVKAAVKEETLNERLEQAKARCRQAILVALSF from the coding sequence ATGGCTTCCATCTTCCCACAATTCCTCTCAACTCATAATCCTCCTCACCCACCACCAAACCACCTCCCAACCCAAACCACCGCAGCTCCCTCCCACCTTTCCCTCCATAGACCACCCAGGAAACACTTGTCCACCACCACATGCGCCACTCCAAACCCTACTCAACCTGACTTCCCAAGTCCAGACTCCGAAACCACCACCAGCGCCGAGACATTCCCCATCGAAAAGCGAAGAAAATCCGACATCACCCGAGACAGGAGCAGGTCAGAAACCGGCCTCGCAAAGCCGGAACCCCCCAACTTTGAGATTGGTTGGAAGAGAACCAAAGAGATAAAGCTAGAGAAGCCGATAGGGTACGTAATAGCTGACTTCTTGGAGAAGTTAGAGGACCTGATGGGAAAAGAATTTGGCTCCACTGAACTGTTGCTAAAAGTGGCGGAGATCGTGGctgagagagcgagagaggaaGCGCAAGTGTTGAGAGACGAAGGCAAAGTGGAGGACAGAATGGTGACCGAGCTGTTTAGGGTTTTGAGGTTGATAGAGATGGACATGGTTATGGTAAAAGCTGCTGTCAAGGAAGAGACTTTGAATGAGAGGCTTGAGCAGGCTAAGGCAAGGTGCAGGCAAGCTATACTTGTTGCTTTGTcgttctga
- the LOC139194784 gene encoding uncharacterized protein yields the protein MIFIRRHLDEALKSEYLTVEDPLALWNALRSRYNHQTTVILPKARYDWTHLRIQDFKSVAEYNSALFRITSQMKLCGDTITEEMLLEKTFSTFHASNMVLQQQYRARGFTEYNQLISVLLVAEQNNELLMKNHNSRPTGSAPFPEVNVASLERNTISSRGNNYKRGRGHKQGRWKGKSKNHGVQFHNQVPRYNPGPSFKNTNRQKGKAHVNTPRNHEGGCHRCGGNGHWARTCRTPKHLVELYQASFKEKGVEINFLDQAKPMETPDPVTNLSGQLNTTHLDATDFINERGNEVYGSD from the coding sequence atgatttttattcgtcgccatcttgatgaggcactaaagagcgagtacttaacggttgaagatccgttagccCTTTGGAATGCCTTGAGaagcagatacaatcaccagacaacggtgattcttccaaaagctcgctatgactggactcacctaaggatccaggatttcaaatcagtggctgagtacaattcggcgttgttcagaattacctctcagatgaaaCTCTGTGGGGATACTATCACTGAGGAGATGTtattggaaaagactttcagcacattccaCGCCTCTAACATGGTACTGCAACAACAGTATAGAGCGCgaggcttcactgaatacaaccagctgatatctgtgctcTTGGTGgctgaacagaacaatgagcttctcatgaaaaaccataattcccgacctactggatcagcaccgttcccagaagtgaatgttgCGTCCCTTGAAAGAAATACCATATCCTCCCgtggcaataattacaaacgaggaCGTGGTCACAAGCAAGGTCGGTGGAAAGGAAAaagcaagaaccatggtgtccagtttcacaaccaggttccaaggtATAATCCAGGCCCGAGCTTTAAAAATACCAATCGCCAGAAAGGAAAAGCTCATGTGAACACTCCTAGAAATCATGAAGGAggttgccataggtgtggtggcaacggacattgggcgcgtacttgtcgcaccccaaagcatctggtggaactatatcaagcctccttcaaggagaagggtgtcgagatcaatttccttgaccaggctaaaccaatggaAACCCCTGATCCAGTGACCAATTTATCAGGACAGTTAAACACAACCCACCTGGATGCTACAGACTTTATTaatgaaagagggaatgaagtttatgggtccgattga